A genome region from Microplitis mediator isolate UGA2020A chromosome 4, iyMicMedi2.1, whole genome shotgun sequence includes the following:
- the LOC130666613 gene encoding cytokine receptor: MPTIMPLERATKKMQYQPSELNSYGLLKHGHDRLENRPIMTHSNVEMYNKQLEVNNSSCKDVSRLDCGRSVNDDPNNNNYCNNKHCDVNSHNFNNNNTSQQSRFFVRDKSYNRRHLLSASDCVLNSDCVTAIERLKSTKQIMTNSEPITPTKECRSSYCYSSNNNNNNNNNNNNNINNNNNNSSNSSSDRMSSCYNRKSQLKCLLHAFIIISIGLICTSSANECGVGLTTPGRTYPLNDIVLKYGQPLRILCILNQTSVDKKYPGRNASDLYFFRNEKRMEQEYFRIINSTTIEMFVETPPPSRDMYYCKLRTEPATYELVCLNQVAVGFEPQAPNNFSCISYNWENLKCSWIPVENYVQTDHSISFVAARKLYPCPKQDLNFTANFCEWDVNSNPLYRQTMENYTFIMNIKNLLGSITAQFKFNHFGNVIPAEPDNLTVVNKTTESALLYWEVSYPMQNFPKGLHHRIAYQHQWDRDKKWQLINITNDVHVHKRYYNLTRLEYANTVYDVRVFMKSSVAIGEDKWSKFSVITFRTPPRLPGRSPRTDIGSFEIADNNAHRDIYLYWQAIPPYLENGNNFKYQVALIEENGVRTYRPPNETTRSYAVFKNIGFANYRFHVTTSNEMGVYPNSATIYVPNAANMPGEPLAVTKIAFDEGLYELSWKSPTTNTEIINYTIFWCENNRDRPYQCTGYLDWVHVPRNTTIYNITVPHPQKVYQFAVSSNSAKASSGMIWASCTVIHNKVSSKMKSVWINTIGSDVIDIGWKLDCSDRIGVVEGFIIYYCPIVSPKNSTCKEMKKNTTVRADPNTMRSTVTGLKPYTTYKITIAFWTKTGQGLESDPLYNTTLESAPTSPPQNVQVSYITNSSMFVTWQPPTAMNGVLRYYEVHYSGNSLKVEEATTYVLLKDLLSYKNYKITVTACTVKCSVGSLPVYALTEIGVPGKINRPPVVKIQDSNLAIVVWSKPQNPGGKLDYYQVSSPGLDIINSNVTEAKISIPGCLANERDTTYRFHVRAVNVNNRGEHLVGPWSDIGETSCWNGGPSFHVWIIIWTIIGISIIAFLLCVAYTTKRMWRKCKVMKHCEIKLPPGLADEKLLQKPGEQHIRQSSGDSSVCSSAQESVTSSLTSNSHVSNDSGTETDPVTTLQNKLLDSTLGWESSSLRQRNVSGGTTRPALTDARWDSYVKVAKAGEILDDTLSLARSTPNLTDNSCNVIPPQTWSSTGYISMPSSEDVSTPISSPVPHEASNIGGNYSVIGLMPTKVPAPRSKNEETPESLTNALLNSKADATPNIPYVTFASLDQKLKEQQSLDSLSNLDKLAFIGSTPVSKDLLKPMTVDPSNKPYVQTGLIDNLRNPSVNTTLNKLMPKFPSPPTISQQLGGDPSASKQYVAVASISETKPKNVNEKLNQQNVNTTDTSSNKPYVQASTVLQMFQDKKHDTPMYWETRGDGDSKTNADTDKGYIKDNTIKTDDQTVERNLTARQAVSNSGDTAQHIF; encoded by the exons ATGCCGACCATAATGCCTCTGGAACGGGCCACCAAAAAGATGCAGTATCAGCCCTCGGAACTAAATTCTTATGGCCTGTTAAAGCATGGTCACGATCGCTTGGAAAACCGTCCAATAATGACTCACTCAAACGTGGAAATGTATAACAAACAGTTGGAAGTAAATAATTCCAGTTGTAAAGACGTCTCTCGACTCGATTGTGGTCGATCAGTGAACGATGATccgaacaataataattactgtaatAATAAACATTGCGATGTAAATtcacataattttaataataataatactagcCAACAGTCGCGATTTTTTGTGCGCGATAAAAGTTATAACAGAAGACACTTATTATCCGCGAGTGATTGTGTGTTAAACAGCGATTGTGTCACGGCAATTGAACGTTTAAAATCAACAAAACAAATTATGACAAACTCTGAACCAATAACTCCAACAAAAGAATGTCGATCGAGTTATTGTtacagtagtaataataataataataataataataataataataataatattaataataataataataatagtagtaatagtAGTAGTGATAGAATGTCTAGTTGTTATAATCGTAAAAGTCAATTAAAATGTCTCTTACATGCTTTTATCATAATTTCTATTGGATTAATATGTACAAGTTCGGCAAATGAATGTGGTGTTGGTCTCACAACTCCAGGAC GAACTTATCCTTTGAACGATATTGTTTTGAAGTACGGCCAACCCTTGAGGATTCTTTGTATACTGAATCAGACATCCGTTGACAAAAAGTACCCTGGTAGAAATGCATCGGACTTATATTTCTtcagaaatgaaaaaagaatGGAACAAGAGTACTTTCGTATTATCAATTCAACTACTATTGAAATGTTTGTCGAAACACCACCTCCTAGTAGAGACAtgtattattgtaaattacgGACTGAACCTGCAACATATGAACTCGTTTGTCTTAATCAAGTCGCTGTTGGAT ttgaACCACAAGCGccgaataatttttcttgtataTCATACAAttgggaaaatttgaaatgctCATGGATTCCGGTTGAAAATTATGTCCAAACAGATCATTCAATCAGTTTTGTAGCAGCGCGTAAACTTTATCCGTGTCCAAAacaggatttaaattttaccgcaaatttttGTGAATGGGATGTAAATTCAAATCCACTTTATCGTCAAACAATGGaaaattatacatttataatgaatataaaaaatttgctgGGAAGTATTACagcacaatttaaatttaatcacttCGGAAATG taataCCAGCGGAGCCGGATAATTTGACAGTTGTCAATAAAACAACAGAAAGCGCATTACTGTATTGGGAAGTATCTTATCCCATGCAAAACTTTCCAAAAGGTTTACATCACCGAATAGCTTATCAGCATCAATGGGATCGAGATAAAAAATGGCAG ttaataaatataactaatgACGTTCATGTGCACAAAAGATATTACAATTTAACGAGATTGGAATACGCCAATACAGTTTATGACGTGAGAGTATTTATGAAGAGTTCTGTTGCCATAGGTGAAGATAAATGGAGTAAATTTAGTGTTATTACATTCCGTACACCACCAAGAT tGCCTGGACGATCACCACGTACGGATATCGGAAGTTTTGAAATAGCAGACAATAATGCACAcagagatatttatttatattggcAAGCTATACCGCCTTATTTAGAGAACGGTAATAATTTCAAGTATCAAGTTGCTTTGATTGAAGAAAACGGAGTCAGGACTTATCGCCCGCCAAATGAAACCACTCGTTCTTATGCTGTATTTAAAAACATTGGATTCGCCAACTATCGTTTTCACGTTACTACAAGTAATGAAATGGGTGTTTATCCCAACAGCGCTACTATTTATGTGCCCAATGCAGCCAACA TGCCTGGTGAACCTTTGGCGGTTACTAAGATAGCATTCGATGAAGGATTGTACGAATTGTCATGGAAGTCACCGACAACCAAcactgaaataataaattacacgatattttggtgtgaaaataatCGTGATCGTCCTTACCAATGTACc GGATATCTCGACTGGGTCCACGTGCCTAGAAATAcaactatatataatataacagtACCCCATCCCCAGAAAGTTTATCAATTCGCAGTGTCATCGAACTCAGCAAAAGCAAGCAGTGGAATGATTTGGGCATCTTGTACAGTTATTCACAATAAAGTATCCAGTAAAATGAAATCCGTGTGGATAAATACTATTGGATCAGATGTTATTGACATTGGCTGGAAACTCGATTGTTCTGATCGTATCGGTGTCGTTGAGGGATTCATTATTTACTACTGTCCAATAGTTTCACCTAAAAATTCAACGTGCaaagaaatgaagaaaaatacaACAGTACGCGCAGACCCTAATACTATGCGCAGTACTGTCACAGGGTTGAAACCATATACtacttataaaataacaatagcCTTCTGGACAAAGACTGGCCAGGGATTGGAAAGTGATCCGCTTTATAATACAACTCTCGAGAGCGCTCCAACATCACCACCGCAAAATGTCCAGGTCAGTTACATTACAAACAGTTCAATGTTCGTGACATGGCAGCCACCGACGGCAATGAACGGCGTACTCCGTTACTACGAGGTCCACTACAGCGGTAATTCACTTAAAGTTGAAGAAGCGACGACATATGTTTTGTTGAAAGATTTATtgtcttataaaaattacaaaataactGTGACTGCTTGTACGGTTAAATGCAGCGTTGGGTCATTGCCAGTTTATGCGCTGACTGAAATAGGCGTACCAGGTAAAATAAATCGACCGCCAGTTGTCAAAATTCAGGACTCGAATTTGGCGATTGTAGTTTGGAGTAAACCACAAAATCCCGGTGGAAAATTGGATTACTATCAAGTGTCTTCACCAGGACTTGATATCATAAATAGTAACGTAACTGAGGCTAAAATATCGATACCTGGTTGTCTAGCTAATGAACGTGACACAACATACAGATTTCATGTACGTGCTGTTAATGTTAATAACAGAGGTGAGCATTTAGTAGGACCGTGGTCGGACATTGGAGAGACCAGTTGCTGGAATGGAGGGCCATCATTCCATGTATGGATTATCATATGGACAATTATTGGTATCAGTATTATTGCTTTCTTATTGTGTGTCGCCTATACGACGAAACGAATGTGGCGAAAGTGTAAAGTTATGAAGCattgtgaaataaaattgCCACCAGGTTTAgctgatgaaaaattattacaaaaaccTGGTGAACAGCACATCAGACAGTCATCAGGTGACTCGAGTGTATGCTCAAGTGCTCAAGAGTCAGTGACGTCTTCATTAACTTCAAATTCCCATGTATCAAATGACAGTGGTACGGAAACTGATCCAGTAACGACCttgcaaaataaattattggacTCAACATTAGGATGGGAGTCATCGAGTTTGCGTCAGCGGAACGTCAGTGGTGGTACTACTAGACCAGCTTTAACAGACGCAAGATGGGATTCTTATGTAAAAGTTGCTAAAGCCGGTGAAATACTTGATGACACATTGTCATTGGCACGTTCAACTCCTAATTTAACAGACAATTCGTGTAACGTAATACCACCACAGACTTGGTCATCAACTGGATACATCAGTATGCCGTCTTCCGAAGATGTTTCAACACCAATTTCAAGTCCCGTTCCTCATGAGGCTTCAAATATCGGCGGTAACTACAGTGTCATAGGACTGATGCCAACCAAAGTACCGGCACCGCGATCCAAGAATGAAGAGACACCGGAGTCATTGACAAACGCTCTGCTAAACAGCAAAGCCGATGCTACGCCCAACATTCCGTACGTGACTTTCGCGTCCTTGGATCAGAAGCTCAAAGAGCAACAGTCTCTGGATTCGTTGAGTAATTTAGACAAATTGGCTTTCATTGGCTCTACGCCCGTTTCTAAAGACCTATTGAAGCCTATGACTGTAGACCCGAGTAATAAACCGTACGTCCAAACGGGTCTGATAGACAATTTAAGAAATCCGTCCGTCAATACgacgttaaataaattaatgccGAAATTTCCAAGCCCGCCAACTATTTCGCAGCAACTGGGTGGTGATCCCTCAGCATCTAAACAATACGTCGCGGTTGCCTCTATCTCGGAAACTAAaccgaaaaatgttaatgaaaaattgaatcaacAAAACGTCAATACAACAGATACCTCATCCAATAAACCTTACGTCCAAGCATCAACGGTCTTACAGATGTTTCAAGACAAGAAACACGACACTCCAATGTACTGGGAGACCAGAGGTGACGGTGATTCAAAGACCAACGCGGATACTGACAAAGGATATATAAAAGATAACACGATTAAAACAGATGATCAAACTGTTGAAAGAAATCTAACAGCCCGACAAGCAGTATCGAATAGTGGTGATACCGCTCAGCATATTTTTTAG